In the genome of Sorangium aterium, one region contains:
- a CDS encoding LysR family transcriptional regulator, translating into MNAPPLPRLRAVDLNLLTVLDVVLTERNVTRAAERLGMTQPAVSSALGRLRLLFNDDLFVRRGKEMAPTPRALALAGPIRKALDLIHASFAHTGAFDCTASRTFRLGISDLGEAILLPRFLQWLEQLGARVRLDICREPGASLQNEMRLGKVELVLDHIVIPGDEFRRTRVLDVELVSLVRQDHPTVGPSLTLDEYMALEHVIIEPREGQTNLAEQIQALVGRSRCVRAQVPRYLSMPFIVSQSNLVCTLPLPLARLFEQHFPVRVVSCPLPIQPIPLFMMWHACQDGDPAHEWLRRSLIELCSRI; encoded by the coding sequence ATGAACGCACCGCCGCTGCCGCGCCTGCGCGCCGTGGACCTGAACCTGCTCACGGTGCTGGACGTCGTGCTCACCGAGCGCAACGTGACGCGAGCGGCCGAGCGACTCGGCATGACGCAGCCGGCCGTGAGCAGCGCCCTCGGCCGGCTGCGGCTCCTGTTCAACGACGATCTCTTCGTGCGTCGCGGCAAGGAGATGGCCCCGACGCCGCGCGCCCTCGCGCTCGCCGGCCCGATCCGCAAGGCGCTCGACCTGATCCATGCCTCATTCGCCCATACAGGCGCCTTCGATTGCACGGCGAGCCGCACCTTCAGGCTGGGGATCAGCGACCTCGGAGAGGCCATCCTCTTGCCTCGTTTTCTGCAGTGGCTCGAGCAGCTCGGCGCCCGCGTCCGGCTCGATATCTGCCGCGAGCCCGGGGCCTCGCTGCAGAACGAGATGCGGCTCGGCAAGGTCGAGCTCGTCCTGGATCACATCGTCATCCCGGGCGACGAGTTCCGGCGAACGCGCGTGCTCGACGTCGAGCTCGTCTCGCTGGTGCGCCAGGATCATCCGACCGTGGGCCCCTCGCTGACCCTCGACGAGTACATGGCGCTCGAGCACGTCATCATCGAGCCGCGCGAGGGCCAGACCAACCTGGCAGAGCAAATTCAGGCCCTCGTCGGGCGATCGCGGTGCGTGCGGGCGCAGGTCCCCCGCTATCTCTCGATGCCGTTCATCGTCTCGCAGTCGAACCTCGTCTGCACGTTGCCGCTCCCCCTGGCGCGGCTGTTCGAGCAGCACTTCCCCGTGCGGGTGGTGAGCTGTCCGCTCCCCATCCAGCCGATCCCGCTGTTCATGATGTGGCATGCCTGTCAGGACGGCGACCCGGCCCACGAGTGGCTGCGGCGATCCCTCATCGAGCTCTGCAGCCGCATCTGA
- a CDS encoding sterol desaturase family protein, translated as MIIHSTMFVLVLLALFAALEVAFGLYRRPGVLTMRELGASLLSVGAYLVIRGASFVAVIWALGSLWPGSEDALADVSPWLVLPVYLLLDEYGLYWVHRLSHERPWLWRIHKPHHVPRNMNIAVTYRENWLWDVLVPGTWLAPLVVWLGHPGAYVVGLAFRTLIALMEHSDLRWDLHLQQSRFTRPVMRVLERIVSLPDTHHVHHGVGRFGNAMKNYGATLVCFDWLHGTLMIPHARQEGFGLPEGAPVEPWAEQLFWPFVRSTKDERADRRRLIEQTSPTADLAMAEAVITTVDGRAVVVR; from the coding sequence ATGATCATCCACAGCACGATGTTCGTCCTCGTTCTCCTCGCGCTCTTTGCCGCCCTCGAGGTCGCGTTCGGCCTGTACCGGCGCCCAGGCGTGCTCACCATGCGGGAGCTCGGCGCGAGCCTCCTGTCCGTCGGCGCCTACCTCGTGATCCGCGGCGCGTCCTTCGTCGCCGTGATCTGGGCGCTCGGATCGCTCTGGCCCGGCTCGGAGGACGCGCTCGCGGACGTGAGCCCCTGGCTGGTCTTGCCGGTCTACCTGCTACTCGATGAATACGGGCTGTACTGGGTGCACCGCCTGAGCCATGAACGGCCCTGGCTCTGGCGGATCCACAAGCCGCACCACGTGCCGCGCAACATGAACATCGCGGTCACGTACCGCGAAAACTGGCTATGGGACGTCCTGGTACCAGGCACATGGCTGGCCCCGCTCGTCGTCTGGCTCGGCCACCCGGGCGCCTACGTCGTGGGATTGGCCTTCAGGACGCTGATCGCGCTGATGGAGCACAGCGATCTCCGCTGGGACCTGCATCTCCAGCAGAGCCGCTTCACGCGTCCTGTCATGCGGGTGCTCGAGCGCATCGTCTCGCTTCCCGACACGCACCATGTGCACCACGGGGTCGGCCGCTTCGGCAATGCCATGAAGAACTATGGCGCCACCCTCGTCTGCTTCGATTGGCTCCATGGCACGCTGATGATCCCGCACGCGCGCCAGGAGGGCTTCGGGCTGCCCGAGGGCGCGCCGGTCGAGCCGTGGGCCGAGCAGCTCTTCTGGCCGTTCGTGCGCTCGACGAAGGACGAGAGGGCGGATCGTCGCCGCCTGATCGAACAGACATCGCCGACAGCCGACCTCGCCATGGCGGAGGCGGTGATTACCACGGTCGATGGCCGCGCTGTCGTCGTGCGATGA
- a CDS encoding 2Fe-2S iron-sulfur cluster binding domain-containing protein, whose protein sequence is MKAISFGGRTSGRAGTLHVLGSDRAARIEAGETLLSAAVRGNISFPHMCNAGECGTCKCRLIRGHIRLKSDISRHVAPEELSAGFVLACQSLAVSEDVAVEVPGTGRGRSTRPAPVQIDASVARVTPLSPSVLALEVDLTAEVDYVAGQVAQLTVPGVPGLDKPRCYSFAEAPDRASPRRALFHVRHVPGGAFTDWLFGADRTGARLCFSGPHGTFRYHEADRPLLCVAGGTGLSPIKAILEQGISDGLARDVTLVVGARTRQDLYALDAIASIKKRWRGRFVFVPVLSQEPEGSSWTGRKGHVTDYLRGVAAGHADCAAYVCGPPGMIDAALDVLRGEIPPKHLHHDRFLDRGSVAGAASAVA, encoded by the coding sequence GTGAAGGCTATCTCATTCGGCGGCCGGACGAGCGGTCGAGCCGGCACACTCCATGTCCTGGGCAGCGATCGCGCGGCCCGTATCGAGGCCGGGGAAACGCTGCTCAGCGCAGCCGTACGCGGGAACATTTCATTTCCACACATGTGCAACGCGGGCGAGTGTGGCACCTGCAAGTGCCGCCTCATCAGAGGCCATATCCGCCTCAAGAGCGATATCTCGCGCCACGTCGCGCCCGAGGAGCTCTCTGCCGGCTTCGTCCTCGCCTGCCAGAGCCTGGCCGTGTCGGAGGACGTGGCGGTCGAGGTCCCTGGGACGGGCCGCGGGCGCTCGACGCGTCCAGCGCCGGTGCAGATCGACGCGAGCGTCGCGCGCGTGACGCCGCTCTCGCCCAGCGTCCTCGCGCTCGAGGTCGACCTCACCGCGGAGGTCGACTACGTGGCCGGGCAGGTTGCACAGCTCACGGTGCCCGGCGTACCGGGGCTCGACAAGCCGCGCTGCTACTCCTTCGCCGAGGCGCCGGATCGCGCCTCGCCGCGAAGGGCGCTCTTTCATGTCCGCCACGTGCCGGGCGGGGCCTTCACCGATTGGCTCTTCGGGGCCGATCGCACGGGCGCGCGCCTGTGCTTCTCGGGGCCACACGGCACCTTCCGCTACCACGAGGCCGATCGGCCGCTCCTCTGCGTGGCAGGAGGCACCGGGCTCTCTCCGATCAAGGCGATCCTGGAGCAGGGGATCTCGGACGGGCTCGCCCGAGACGTGACGCTGGTCGTAGGCGCGCGCACCCGGCAGGATCTCTATGCGCTCGACGCCATTGCCTCGATCAAGAAGCGATGGCGAGGTCGATTCGTCTTCGTGCCCGTGCTCTCGCAAGAGCCCGAAGGCTCGAGCTGGACAGGGCGGAAGGGGCACGTCACCGACTACCTTCGTGGGGTCGCCGCGGGCCACGCCGATTGCGCGGCCTACGTGTGCGGGCCGCCCGGGATGATCGACGCCGCGCTCGACGTGCTGCGCGGCGAGATTCCGCCGAAGCACTTGCATCACGATAGATTCCTGGACCGCGGCTCGGTGGCTGGCGCCGCCTCTGCGGTCGCCTGA